The Elaeis guineensis isolate ETL-2024a chromosome 3, EG11, whole genome shotgun sequence region AAATTGAAGAAAACTGTGCATAGTTTAAGCGAATATTAGCTGGATCTGAGGCATATGCAAAGTATGGATAAACATTAACCATTAGTACTGGCGGATGCTTCGGATTGCCCCCACTATTTAGCAATGATACGATTGCCGTCATGTCTTGAAGAGTCTCAGAAGAGAATGTACGTAGCTTGAGAAGGGAGAAAGGATGTGCCAAGAACCATGTTTGCCACAACAGTTGTTACTTTTACACCAACATATCCAATCGAATCAAGTGCATCTCGTAGATTTTTCATGGCTGGTGCGACGTGCTGAGCAAATTCTCCAGGAATTGCCTCAGTACCTACTGTGATATACTAGAATCTTGCGTCCTTGTAGGGGGCGACATTAGTATTAACCCAAGCTGCATCTGGGCTTGTTGCGAGGTTGGGTATATCTTCATTTCTTacacctaaagaaacaaagatgtCACTCAACTGTAGAGCACTTAGGACTTCAGCACGTGGCTCGAAGAGTCTCATCTTTTTGATGTTATTCTTCTTATAAAGGGCCACAGCATCAGCAGGAGAAGGAAGATTGTCACCATTCATCCCGAAACTGACACCTATGGCCCCTCCAATATCATTCCATTAGTCTATGAGGTCCAATTTTTTAAGAGAGTCCAACATATATATAA contains the following coding sequences:
- the LOC105036872 gene encoding glucan endo-1,3-beta-glucosidase-like, whose protein sequence is MNGDNLPSPADAVALYKKNNIKKMRLFEPRAEVLSALQLSDIFVSLGVRNEDIPNLATSPDAAWHVAPAMKNLRDALDSIGYVGVKVTTVVANMVLGTSFLPSQATYILF